One genomic window of Bacillus mycoides includes the following:
- a CDS encoding OsmC family protein, translated as MKLTIKHDDIEADLSYGQLAIGKENGYSPLQLLVSSIAGCSAIVFRTILEKKRISYDTFTIETEVGRSEAVSKPVESVHLHYKIKAQNITEEQLDKALQLAVKNCTIVQSVKDSIKVTETIELMK; from the coding sequence ATGAAACTAACAATCAAACACGATGATATTGAGGCAGATTTATCGTATGGTCAATTAGCGATTGGAAAAGAAAACGGGTATTCACCGTTACAATTACTCGTTTCTTCTATCGCAGGATGTAGTGCAATTGTCTTTCGAACAATTTTAGAAAAGAAACGTATTTCATACGATACGTTTACAATTGAAACTGAAGTTGGTAGAAGTGAAGCTGTATCAAAACCAGTTGAAAGTGTTCATTTGCACTATAAAATTAAAGCGCAAAACATTACAGAAGAGCAATTAGACAAGGCACTGCAACTTGCGGTGAAAAATTGCACAATTGTTCAATCTGTAAAGGATAGTATAAAAGTTACGGAGACAATTGAATTAATGAAGTGA
- a CDS encoding HIT family protein yields MRIGRSRFYVFDRGGSMMECLGCKLANEEEIIYKVYEDEYVTCFLDHVPFYPGHTLIVPKQHVLEVDELDDVVAKSIMDASKLIAKAIKALYKPDGITICQNGGVFNELAHYHMHVVPRYKERSFAEFYTVQAEEKQNHNFEETQNLLKEAIEQILLTEKV; encoded by the coding sequence GTGAGAATAGGGCGCTCACGTTTTTATGTTTTTGACAGAGGGGGAAGCATGATGGAATGTTTAGGGTGTAAATTAGCAAATGAAGAAGAAATTATATATAAAGTGTATGAAGATGAGTATGTAACGTGTTTTTTAGATCATGTGCCCTTCTACCCAGGACATACTTTAATCGTTCCAAAGCAGCACGTTTTAGAAGTAGACGAATTAGATGATGTTGTAGCAAAATCAATTATGGATGCTTCTAAGCTTATTGCAAAAGCGATTAAGGCATTATATAAACCAGATGGAATTACGATTTGTCAAAATGGTGGGGTTTTTAATGAGTTAGCACATTACCATATGCATGTCGTACCAAGATATAAAGAGCGCTCGTTTGCTGAGTTTTATACGGTACAAGCAGAAGAAAAGCAGAATCATAACTTTGAAGAGACACAGAATTTGTTAAAAGAAGCGATAGAACAAATATTGCTTACTGAAAAGGTGTAA